In Novosphingobium kaempferiae, the DNA window CTCGTATCGTGATGAAATTCGGCGGCACTTCCATGGCCGGGTCCGAGCGAATCCGGCGCGTGGCGGGGATCGTCAAACGCCAGCAGGAAGCCGGGCACGAAGTGGCCGTGGTGGTTTCCGCGATGGCGGGCGAGACCGACCGCCTCGTCAACTTCTGCCGCGAAGCCAACGCGCTCTACGATCCCGCCGAATACGACGTGGTCGTCGCCTCGGGCGAACAGGTCACCTCCGGCCTGCTGGCGCTGACGCTGCAGTCGATGGGCTGCAAGGCGCGTTCGTGGCTGGGCTGGCAGGTGCCGATCAAGACCGACGACGCCCACGCCAAGGCCCGCATCGAGGAAATCGATTCGGACGCCCTCATCGCCTCGATGGCGGCGGGCGAGATTGCGGTGATCCCGGGCTTCCAGGGCGTTTCGCCGGACAACCGCGTGACCACGCTGGGCCGTGGCGGCTCGGACACTTCGGCGGTGGCGGTGGCCGCGGCGGTCAAGGCCGACCGCTGCGACATCTACACCGACGTCGACGGCGTCTACACCACCGACCCGCGCATCGTCGCCAAGGCGCGCAAACTGCCGCTGGTGACGTATGAGGAAATGCTGGAACTGGCCTCGGTCGGCTCCAAGGTGCTGCAGACCCGCTCGGTCTCCCTCGCCATGAAGGAGAACGTGCGCGTGCAGGTGCTGTCCTCGTTCATCGACGAGACCGCCCCGGCTGCGGACACCATCCCCGGAACCCTGATCGTCAGCGACGAAGAACTTGAAGGAAGCGATATGGAACGCCAGCTCATCACCGGCATCGCCGCCGACAAGAACGAGGCGAAGATCACCCTGACCCGCATTGCGGACCGTCCGGGCGCGGTGGCGTCGATCTTTGCGCCGCTGGCGGAATCGAACATCAACGTCGACATGATCATCCAGA includes these proteins:
- a CDS encoding aspartate kinase, translating into MARIVMKFGGTSMAGSERIRRVAGIVKRQQEAGHEVAVVVSAMAGETDRLVNFCREANALYDPAEYDVVVASGEQVTSGLLALTLQSMGCKARSWLGWQVPIKTDDAHAKARIEEIDSDALIASMAAGEIAVIPGFQGVSPDNRVTTLGRGGSDTSAVAVAAAVKADRCDIYTDVDGVYTTDPRIVAKARKLPLVTYEEMLELASVGSKVLQTRSVSLAMKENVRVQVLSSFIDETAPAADTIPGTLIVSDEELEGSDMERQLITGIAADKNEAKITLTRIADRPGAVASIFAPLAESNINVDMIIQNVAKDKGETDVTFTVPQADLARAQAMLEERKEAIGFYRMIAEGNVAKISVVGVGMRSHAGVAATMFKTLADRGINIIAISTSEIKVSVLIDTDETELAVRVLHTAYGLDAAA